The window CAGTATACAGATTCCACAACAGAAACACATCTATGTGGGTTATGAAGTATACTGCAGTCTGGGAGATCATATCCTTTCAACATCAAAATGCCCAGTGCTGCAACTTCTAGGCGATGTGCTCTGATATTGTTATTTAAAGTAAACCTGGGGAATGTGACATTTCTAAAGGTTTACATTAGTTCTAATGAGTAAAGACTAATTTTTCAGGCAAATGAAACAGTTTGCCATAACATAGCTCCAATAATTGGCAATAGCATTCATAATAAATGAGATAAAGGAATGAAGTCAAACAAAAACTATTTCATCACCTCCTCCATCTCAGGCTCATAACAGTACTCGATCACTTTCTTGGTCAGCTGCTTTCTTCCTTTGGATGTACTAGAAGATTTTGACCCTTCATTGTCTTCAACTTTCTAAGAGCATTAAACCAAGTTACAAGACAGAATACCCATCAAATAAAACAGAAATGTAATAAGCAATTCTGAGTATAGTGTGACAAATTAGTGTACAGGGTTCATGATAGGTTCTGCTATTCTTCAACTGACCTTCTCAACCTCAATCATGAAATAGTCATCCATCGAATGAATTCTAGGTGCATTTCCACCATTCTCAACTTCAAGGTCACGCAATGCCTTTGCAAGATAGCTCTTTCCACTACCTATAAATTGTAACAGTGGTAacacagatatatatatgaataaatTCCCAGAGTAAAAAATATTGACAGTCTTGCAGACTATTAAATCATGATCATAATGCTTGCGTGCAATAAGAGGAAAAAAAGTTATGTATCAAAATCAGATAAAAAAATGTTACGAGCACTCTGGACAGTAGACAATGTCTACAATCTTCATGGTCCAATTTGACCACAAGTTTCTGATCGTCTACTATGATATGCTTGTAAAATGTTACAAGAATAATAGCACTATGAAAGTATTTCAACCATTGGTTTATTATTGATGTTATTTTAGTAGTTTGATCAATATAAATGCCTCTATTAAGATCATGATTGAAGTCAGATGAAGCAGTGTGCATTTCTAGAAACAACATATATTTATGAATGGAAGAGTAGTAAAAGAGCTTATCATGTGTATTGTTTTGTGAACTGAAAAAATAGGCATTTGATAAGTATAAAAGAAACATCAGCAACTCCCAGGTGTTATATGCAGAGAAGGTCAGATCAATCTCAACAAACAACAGGTACAGTAAAGCTACCACACAAAAGATGAACGCTTTTTGAGGCATAGTATAACAAAATTAGTCTAACCAAGCGCTGTGGCCACTGGCTAGCATACAAAACTGTCAACAGTGTCGGCAATGTTCTTTGGAATGCTTAATCAGCCATATGGGACATAAAAGTGGTTGTGAGAAAACCTGGCAGCCCACGGAGGATGATAACAATATGATCAGGCCGTGACCCACGAAGTGGCTGCTTGAACAAGTCACAGGCACTAATTACACTGATTTTAGCATTGTTGATGGAATGCTGAGCTTGGGTTTGCCTTCCACCTCCTAAATGTTGCTCTAAGTGTGGTTGATATGCCAAACCTGGTACCTGAAACATTCGTACAACAACAAGTACTGCTTTCTGAGTGCCCGGGAAAGTATTGAATCATAACCAGTGAACACAAGTTCACAGAGAGAAGAAGATAAACCTCATTGTGGATAGGTCCATTGTAACGATTTGCATTAGGCATCAGGTGAGCTTGATGCAAAGTATGAGAACTAGGTGGGCGCGCAGTTGCGGCTGGAGAACCGGAATGAATAGGAAACAAAGATGATTTCACAGCCTGCAAAGGTGGCTTGGCATGGTAATCTGAGGAAGACGGTACAGGAGGCtccagtggtggtggtggtggtggaacaTCCGCCTCAGGATGCCAACCGTGGGAATCATAACGGCTTCTCGCCTCAGGGTATCGAGCCggtggagggagcggcggcgcaacAGGCGATTCCGAGCGTTGGAAGCGATTGTAGCGGTGATCATGGTTGAAATACCCCTCCTGAGGTCCTCCAGGCACAAAACTTGAACCTAAGGCGGCAAGCCTTTCATGCGCAGGTGGAAACCTCCCGGCGTGCTCGTAATCGGGAAAACTGCCTTCATGCGCATAGGGATTGTCATAATTTGGAGGAGGAGGATagcctctccctcctccataGCCGAACCGATCAGGAGGTGGGTACGGTTCGCCGTGCAACatcccaggcggcggcggaaacggagggcGGCCGTGATCCCGGATCAAGCCGAGCAGCCGGTCGCCCTCCACGGGAAccatccccggcggcggcggcgggggcagcgGGGGAGGCATCCCGTCGCCGTACGGATCGCCCACGCGCATCCGCTTGTGGGGGGCCTCCATGTCGAGGACCTCGTAGGGGTGCGGCCCCGGGGGGGCCCACATCGGCGGCGGAGGGTGGAAGGGGACGTGATActccggcgggggaggaggaggaggaggagggtggaaGGGGGCGTGGTActccggcggaggagggggcggaGGCGGGTGGAGATCGTAGGGGAAGGGGTGGGGCGGAGGCGGGCAGAAGGGGAAGTGCGGCGCGGCGCAGACCGGgcagagctcgtcgccggcggggaACCGCCATGGATGGTCCATGGGGGagatggtggcggtggtggtggccgaaTGGGGTTAGGGATCTAGGGTtttgggggaggaggaaggatcAGGGAGCTTCGAGAAGATTCGAGAAGCTTCCTTCCTGGGCTTGGGGTCCGCGGGGGTGGACGGCTgcggcgccgcccgcctcgtCTGGGTAGCCAGAAAAAGCCTATGGAACCAGAAGGGCTATATTGGAAATTGACGTCGTGCGGTGCCATGGTTATTCCGTTTTGGTTGTTTTGCACGTATAACCCTCCCAGGTTCTTAATTTGTAAAAGAGGGCTGCTCGAGAGGACAAGCCCTTGTGAAATGATACCGTGAAAACAAAGAAGTTGTTCAATAGTACTGGTAGAAAATGTACGAGCATAGACATCAATTGCGATGTTTTAGGTGTGCAATGTGTGAAAATGTTACTGTAGGAGACAACGATTTCATATTGATTGGCTATAGCTGTTGTGGCTAGTATAATTGTGCTACCGCCTGCCGCCAACATATGAACAATCTAAAGAAGAAAAAGTCGTAATAGCGTTGTAACGTTCAAAATTAGTTCTTTTTGCCGAAGTATCTTTGCTACTATGATGCAATGCTTATATTTTTGAGGAAACCCACTTAGAATTCATGGTTTTTTACTTGTTTAAGCTAGTTTGAATTAGTATATTCTGTAATATTCTACAAAATTTGAGCGAAAGCAATATATTTGGACAAATTGTGATGATTTGATGAAGATCACATTCTAAAACAAACAATCAAATATACATGGTTGTTTTGTTAATATTATAAATTCTAGTGTTACCAAACAAATTTCAATACTTCCTCTGTACCGTAAAGCATGACGTTTTAAGGTTTATTACCCAGATTAATGTCTACTAAAAATGACCAATTTACCCTCATTAATTCAATTTAGCTCTGATGTGCATGCACTCTAGAAGGCCCCACAGAATAATAGATATTGCAGTTAAATAGTAAACGAAGCACACCTTGACTACCACGTGGGATTTGCATAAACACATTAGAGCCATGGCCATAAAAATTACACATGAGAAAACAACCATTACCATAGTTTAAACATTTGAATTAGCCTATGTAGTATGTGCTTTGGTGCCTAGGAATGCCCGTCTATTTCTGAAAGTGGGCCACTTCTTTGATTATGGCCAGGACGATATTTTTCCTGGGACATTAGTTGGACGGGCCGGGGGAACGTCCAAACTTTTGGGATAACATActttctccgtcccataatataagtgacTTTGAggttttgcttgcactgtttgatcactcgtcttattcaaaaattttagaattattatttattttttttgacttactttattacccaaagtattttaagcacaacttttcgttttttatatttgcataaattttttgaataagacgagcggtcaaacactacgagcaaaaactcaaaatcccttatattatgggacggagggagtagtaacaaTATTCAACTTGCTTCAAATCAAATACTCCTCTTATACTTATATGTAAATTGAATATATTCACTGACAAGATGCAAAAGTATCTAGTATATGAAATTTATAACTTCTGCAGCCCCATAACTGCAAATTTATCTCCCCGTTCGAAGTTCCCACGCGAACCgttgccgtgccgccgccgccgccattgacgCCATGGGAGCAGCATCTCCGCGAGCTCGCTCGCGTTTCCAATGGCAGACGCCCCGCGGCCaccatcgcctcctcctcgtggAAAGAAATCATCAGAGCTCGTCTCCGACAAGAAACCCTCACCGCCTACTCCTCCAGCCTCCGTCCCGCCTTCACCTAACCCTGCTTGCTCAAGGCCTTCACCTAGTCGAGCTCCGGCCCGGGACGAAGCCTCCACGATCCAGGTCCACGCCCGCCTCGCCAATTCGGGCTTTCTCCTCCTGCGCCTACGCTACGAGCTGGCGCCGAACTCGCGAGCTCCTCCGCCTCGGGGTCGCGCGcagggtgttcgacgaaatgccgaAGCGGACCGTCGCCCGCTTCAACGCCCTCTTCGCTGGGCTCGCGCAGCGCGGGGAAGCTGATGAGGCGAGGCGCGAGTCTTAAGCCCCTCCGGGAAGAAGGGTTGCCAGCCACCGAGCTCTGTCATGGCTGCCTGCCTTACTTATGCGGTGGTCAAGCACGGGGAGCAGTTGCATTGGCTTGGCTTGTTTGAATTGCTAGCGTTACAATGCGATGGATTCTGGGTTATTGAGGAATGATGAGCACACCATGCCCTTGGATACTGTTGGAGAAATGATATTTGGGTTCAGTGAAGAACCTAATGGGAATGATTTCGCTGGTGTTCTCAGCATGCACAAGTTTGTCAGCATTGTCACTTGGTAAACACCTGTTGTCATGTATGCAAGGTGCAGTTAGTGCTTATCGGCTTTTATCAGCCGTGGAGGAACAAAGCTTGGTGTCTTGGAATACCATGATCTCGGGTTTTCTGGCACACAGGGTTGTTCATGATAAACAGAAGGTTTCAAGCCTGAGTGCCGGACAGTTTTACATGGAACCTGATGATTAATGGGTCTGCAGACTGTGCACACCACGGGAGATTGTCCAGGTCTTTTCATCTTTTAGTAAGATGCAAATGGagggtttttcttttcctcgAGAAACTGGCAGGAGATCTGCCTTGATTTATATTAAGAAGAATATCAACTGAGTAGGTTCAAATTACGTGTCCTGATACAAGAACCGAAAGAAAACAACTGTTAGGATCTAATTGATGTACATAAATTTCTGCAGGTTAATTCTCGTCGGCAGAGATTGGCAACTCCATCTGTGTGATGTTCTGAATTGCCATGAAGGCGATTTGCAGTTGTCTTTCTGTTGCTGCTGAAAGATTCTTCTGTTCCTCTCCAGCCaaatattctgaaaaaaaacaatgacaAGTGTGCCGAATGCTTGTTCAGCCTTATCAATTTTTTCGGCAATGCTGGGAGTTCAAGTATGATGTTTTCCAAACAACAGCAATTGACATGTTTGTTGCTAATCATTTACTTTCTTCTACCTAGTTTGATCATTAAtggataatttttttatatatttattggtTTACATTT of the Oryza sativa Japonica Group chromosome 2, ASM3414082v1 genome contains:
- the LOC4328718 gene encoding uncharacterized protein isoform X1; this encodes MDHPWRFPAGDELCPVCAAPHFPFCPPPPHPFPYDLHPPPPPPPPEYHAPFHPPPPPPPPPEYHVPFHPPPPMWAPPGPHPYEVLDMEAPHKRMRVGDPYGDGMPPPLPPPPPPGMVPVEGDRLLGLIRDHGRPPFPPPPGMLHGEPYPPPDRFGYGGGRGYPPPPNYDNPYAHEGSFPDYEHAGRFPPAHERLAALGSSFVPGGPQEGYFNHDHRYNRFQRSESPVAPPLPPPARYPEARSRYDSHGWHPEADVPPPPPPLEPPVPSSSDYHAKPPLQAVKSSLFPIHSGSPAATARPPSSHTLHQAHLMPNANRYNGPIHNEVPGLAYQPHLEQHLGGGRQTQAQHSINNAKISVISACDLFKQPLRGSRPDHIVIILRGLPGSGKSYLAKALRDLEVENGGNAPRIHSMDDYFMIEVEKKVEDNEGSKSSSTSKGRKQLTKKVIEYCYEPEMEETYRSSMLNAFKKTLDEGNFTFVIVDDRNLRVADFAQFWASAKKSGYEVYLLEAPYKDPTGCAARNVHGFTVDDVNKMAADWEEAPPLYLRLDIHSLFNDDNLREHSIQEVDMETEDTDGASNTATSTEAENTQKAVSESLDNGHDQDISGAGKKWDSSEEDDLDGYKELGQSKWSKDFDEDTEKSDHAEGSTHALSGLAQTYSTHRKTVTWGDRLEKGGFSIGAAKRRLTSSLIIGPGSGYNLVSNPLAEDNSKQAKGVINTDTKKRFSEQLRDEGESFRAVFDKRRQRVGVFGNGDGE
- the LOC4328718 gene encoding uncharacterized protein isoform X2; the encoded protein is MDHPWRFPAGDELCPVCAAPHFPFCPPPPHPFPYDLHPPPPPPPPEYHAPFHPPPPPPPPPEYHVPFHPPPPMWAPPGPHPYEVLDMEAPHKRMRVGDPYGDGMPPPLPPPPPPGMVPVEGDRLLGLIRDHGRPPFPPPPGMLHGEPYPPPDRFGYGGGRGYPPPPNYDNPYAHEGSFPDYEHAGRFPPAHERLAALGSSFVPGGPQEGYFNHDHRYNRFQRSESPVAPPLPPPARYPEARSRYDSHGWHPEADVPPPPPPLEPPVPSSSDYHAKPPLQAVKSSLFPIHSGSPAATARPPSSHTLHQAHLMPNANRYNGPIHNEVPGLAYQPHLEQHLGGGRQTQAQHSINNAKISVISACDLFKQPLRGSRPDHIVIILRGLPGSGKSYLAKALRDLEVENGGNAPRIHSMDDYFMIEVEKKVEDNEGSKSSSTSKGRKQLTKKVIEYCYEPEMEETYRSSMLNAFKKTLDEGNFTFVIVDDRNLRVADFAQFWASAKKSGYEVYLLEAPYKDPTGCAARNVHGFTVDDVNKMAADWEEAPPLYLRLDIHSLFNDDNLREHSIQEVDMETEDTDGASNTATSTEAENTQKAVSESLDNGHDQGAGKKWDSSEEDDLDGYKELGQSKWSKDFDEDTEKSDHAEGSTHALSGLAQTYSTHRKTVTWGDRLEKGGFSIGAAKRRLTSSLIIGPGSGYNLVSNPLAEDNSKQAKGVINTDTKKRFSEQLRDEGESFRAVFDKRRQRVGVFGNGDGE